A genomic segment from Microcella flavibacter encodes:
- a CDS encoding IclR family transcriptional regulator domain-containing protein has product MTSDSAAPIADRPTEFVQSLERGLAVVRAFSDERPRLTLSEVARHTGLTRAAARRFLITLQHLGYVGSDAGQFYLRPSVLQLGYAYLSSLSLADIALEHLTPAADQLHESCSASVLDGDSVVYIARASTTRIMSINLAVGTRLPAATTSMGRVMLASLPEAELEAFLGRVALEPRTPSTITTAEGLRTEIDRVREQGWCVLDQELEIGVRSVAVPVRDARGQVIATVNASAHSTRVTLDTLRTTFLERIQQVASGIEADLAARR; this is encoded by the coding sequence ATGACCTCAGACAGCGCCGCCCCCATCGCCGACCGGCCGACCGAGTTCGTGCAGTCGCTCGAGCGCGGCCTCGCCGTCGTGCGGGCCTTCAGCGACGAGCGCCCGCGCCTCACGCTCTCCGAGGTCGCCCGCCACACCGGGCTGACGAGGGCGGCCGCGCGGCGGTTCCTCATCACGCTGCAGCACCTCGGCTACGTCGGCAGCGACGCCGGGCAGTTCTACCTGCGGCCCTCGGTGCTGCAGCTCGGCTACGCCTACCTGTCGTCGCTCTCGCTCGCCGACATCGCGCTCGAGCACCTCACGCCCGCCGCCGACCAGCTGCACGAGTCGTGCTCGGCCTCGGTGCTCGACGGCGACAGCGTCGTCTACATCGCGCGAGCATCCACCACCCGCATCATGTCGATCAACCTCGCCGTCGGCACCCGTCTGCCCGCCGCGACCACCTCGATGGGGCGCGTCATGCTCGCCTCGCTGCCTGAGGCCGAGCTCGAGGCGTTCCTCGGCCGGGTCGCGCTCGAGCCCCGCACGCCGTCGACGATCACGACCGCCGAGGGCCTGCGCACCGAGATCGACCGCGTGCGCGAGCAGGGCTGGTGCGTGCTCGATCAGGAGCTCGAGATCGGCGTGCGCAGCGTCGCCGTTCCGGTGCGGGATGCCCGGGGCCAGGTCATCGCGACGGTGAACGCCTCGGCGCACTCCACGCGCGTGACCCTCGACACGCTGCGCACGACCTTCCTCGAGCGCATCCAGCAGGTCGCGAGCGGGATCGAGGCCGACCTCGCCGCCCGCCGCTAG
- a CDS encoding DUF368 domain-containing protein, translating into MSHETRPADAPSPGPTPASDRRVGPVQRLVRLLLDLVRGGLIGVVEIVPGVSGGTVALIVGVYETLIDGAGHLARGAALLVADGLRGRGIRRAMEHVRSVRWSVVLPLGIGMLIAIVAGAALLAPLLESNPIQTKALFAGLIAASLIVPIRMVGGRWRAREVVIALLAAATSFVLTGLPPAAEADPSLVVVAIAAAFAVCALVLPGVSGSFLLLTVGMYAPTLAAVNDRDLAYLGAFVLGAVLGLGLFVSGLQWLLAHRHRITLVVMTGLMLGSLRALWPWQTEGNALQAPDEGVGSAVLLFGIGVVAVLALIAVEAVLLRRRVLSPDSVSDERPEPDERPAPAER; encoded by the coding sequence ATGAGCCACGAGACCCGCCCCGCCGACGCCCCCTCCCCCGGCCCGACGCCGGCGAGCGACCGCCGGGTCGGCCCCGTGCAGCGGCTCGTGCGCCTGCTGCTCGATCTCGTGCGCGGCGGCCTCATCGGCGTCGTCGAGATCGTTCCCGGCGTCAGCGGCGGCACGGTCGCGCTCATCGTCGGCGTCTACGAGACGCTCATCGACGGCGCCGGCCACCTCGCGCGCGGGGCGGCGCTGCTCGTCGCGGACGGGCTGCGCGGGCGCGGCATCCGTCGGGCGATGGAGCACGTCCGGTCGGTGCGCTGGTCGGTCGTGCTGCCCCTCGGCATCGGGATGCTCATCGCCATCGTCGCCGGGGCGGCGCTGCTGGCGCCGCTGCTCGAGTCGAACCCCATCCAGACGAAGGCGCTCTTCGCCGGCCTCATCGCCGCCTCGCTCATCGTGCCCATCCGCATGGTCGGCGGGCGCTGGCGGGCGCGCGAGGTCGTCATCGCGCTCCTCGCGGCCGCCACGAGCTTCGTGCTCACCGGGCTCCCGCCCGCCGCGGAGGCCGACCCCTCCCTCGTCGTCGTCGCCATCGCCGCGGCGTTCGCGGTGTGCGCGCTCGTGCTGCCCGGCGTCTCGGGATCGTTCCTGCTGCTGACCGTCGGCATGTACGCGCCCACGCTCGCCGCCGTCAACGACCGCGACCTCGCCTACCTCGGCGCCTTCGTCCTCGGCGCGGTGCTCGGGCTCGGCCTCTTCGTCTCGGGCCTGCAGTGGCTGCTCGCGCACCGGCACCGCATCACCCTCGTCGTGATGACCGGGCTCATGCTCGGCTCGCTGCGCGCGCTGTGGCCGTGGCAGACCGAGGGCAACGCGCTGCAGGCGCCCGACGAGGGCGTCGGCTCGGCCGTGCTGCTGTTCGGCATCGGCGTCGTCGCGGTGCTCGCGCTCATCGCCGTCGAGGCGGTGCTGCTGCGGCGGCGCGTGCTCTCCCCCGACAGCGTCAGCGATGAGCGGCCCGAGCCCGACGAGCGGCCCGCGCCGGCCGAGCGCTAG
- a CDS encoding ABC transporter substrate-binding protein — MSTFLHPSSGGRRRRLLTPIALAGASVLMLAACSTPTLGGADGDGGGDENVIRIGYVTPQTGPLAAFGEADSFVLDQVRAYYEENGVVDAAGTEYSVEIIVADTQSDPARAADVAAELILDDGVDMILASSTPETTNPVSDQCEANQVLCITTVAPWQAWYFGRGGTPDAGFDYTYHFFWGLGEVGSVYSELWAAVPDGGSVAQLLPNDADGNAWADTTTGFAPIIEGGGLAPVNPGAYPNGQADFSAQISAFQEADADILMGVPIPPDFTTFWQQAIQQGYQPQMATIAKALLFPSAVEALGANGENIATEVWWSPSHPFSSSLTGQSAEELAAAYEEETGRQWTQPLGFAHALFEVATATIAASDSIETDDLRGALAGLSTDTVAGTIDFTAGPVPNVSLTPLVGGQWRGTGDGTYELVIVANADNPEIPTGGEIELIDWSNR; from the coding sequence ATGAGCACGTTCCTGCACCCATCCAGCGGAGGACGGCGCCGCCGCCTCCTCACCCCCATCGCACTGGCCGGCGCGAGCGTCCTGATGCTCGCCGCCTGCTCCACCCCCACCCTCGGCGGTGCCGACGGCGACGGCGGCGGCGACGAGAACGTCATCCGCATCGGGTACGTCACCCCGCAGACCGGCCCGCTCGCGGCCTTCGGCGAGGCCGACAGCTTCGTGCTCGACCAGGTGCGCGCGTACTACGAGGAGAACGGCGTCGTCGACGCGGCGGGCACCGAGTACAGCGTCGAGATCATCGTCGCCGACACCCAGAGCGACCCGGCGCGCGCCGCCGACGTCGCGGCCGAGCTCATCCTCGACGACGGCGTCGACATGATCCTCGCCTCCTCCACCCCCGAGACGACGAACCCCGTTTCCGACCAGTGCGAGGCGAACCAGGTGCTCTGCATCACGACGGTCGCGCCCTGGCAGGCCTGGTACTTCGGCCGCGGCGGCACCCCCGACGCGGGCTTCGACTACACGTACCACTTCTTCTGGGGCCTCGGCGAGGTGGGCAGCGTCTACAGCGAGCTGTGGGCGGCCGTGCCCGACGGCGGCTCGGTGGCGCAGCTGCTGCCGAACGACGCCGACGGCAACGCCTGGGCCGACACGACCACCGGATTCGCCCCGATCATCGAGGGCGGCGGGCTCGCCCCCGTGAACCCAGGCGCGTACCCGAACGGGCAGGCCGACTTCTCGGCGCAGATCTCGGCCTTCCAGGAGGCCGACGCGGACATCCTCATGGGCGTCCCCATCCCGCCCGACTTCACCACCTTCTGGCAGCAGGCCATCCAGCAGGGCTACCAGCCGCAGATGGCGACCATCGCCAAGGCGCTCCTGTTCCCCTCCGCGGTCGAGGCGCTCGGCGCCAACGGCGAGAACATCGCCACCGAGGTCTGGTGGAGCCCCTCGCACCCGTTCTCGAGCTCGCTCACCGGGCAGAGCGCCGAGGAGCTCGCCGCCGCCTACGAGGAGGAGACCGGCCGGCAGTGGACGCAGCCGCTCGGCTTCGCCCACGCCCTGTTCGAGGTCGCGACCGCGACGATCGCCGCGAGCGACTCGATCGAGACGGACGACCTGCGCGGAGCCCTCGCGGGCCTGAGCACCGACACGGTGGCCGGCACGATCGACTTCACGGCCGGCCCGGTGCCGAACGTCTCGCTCACCCCGCTCGTGGGCGGCCAGTGGCGCGGCACCGGCGACGGCACCTACGAGCTCGTGATCGTCGCGAACGCCGACAACCCCGAGATCCCCACGGGCGGGGAGATCGAGCTGATCGACTGGTCGAACCGTTGA
- a CDS encoding ABC transporter ATP-binding protein, producing the protein MSEAPASSGKEIVLEVQQLRAAYGELPALRGISLRLERGETLAVIGANGAGKSTLLKTLAGQMAPTGGRILYNGDDITRMPAHERARAGIILVPEGRRLFPSLTVEENLLVGASTKRRGQWNLESVYALMPLVAERRSRYAGDLSGGERQATAIARALMSNPEVLLLDEVSLGLAPAVIGQLYASLPEIQSTGTSILVVEQDVRQALAVSDEVHCLLQGATSLAGSGFTMDEISAAYFGAGVAHVTPTGTITTLDAAELEES; encoded by the coding sequence ATGTCTGAGGCCCCCGCGAGCTCGGGCAAGGAGATCGTGCTCGAGGTGCAGCAGCTGCGCGCCGCCTACGGCGAGCTGCCGGCCCTGCGCGGCATCTCGCTGCGGCTCGAGCGCGGCGAGACCCTCGCCGTCATCGGCGCCAACGGCGCCGGCAAGTCCACGCTGCTGAAGACGCTCGCGGGGCAGATGGCCCCGACGGGCGGGCGCATCCTCTACAACGGCGACGACATCACGCGGATGCCCGCCCACGAGCGCGCCCGGGCCGGCATCATCCTCGTGCCCGAGGGCCGCCGCCTCTTCCCCTCGCTCACGGTCGAGGAGAACCTGCTCGTCGGCGCCTCGACGAAGCGCCGCGGCCAATGGAACCTCGAGAGCGTCTACGCCCTCATGCCCCTCGTCGCGGAGCGCCGGTCGCGGTACGCGGGCGACCTCTCCGGCGGCGAGCGCCAGGCCACGGCGATCGCGCGCGCCCTCATGTCGAACCCCGAGGTGCTGCTGCTCGACGAGGTGAGCCTCGGGCTCGCCCCGGCCGTCATCGGCCAGCTGTACGCGAGCCTGCCCGAGATCCAGAGCACGGGCACCTCGATCCTCGTCGTCGAGCAGGACGTGCGGCAGGCGCTCGCCGTCAGCGACGAGGTGCACTGCCTTCTGCAGGGCGCCACCTCGCTCGCCGGCAGCGGCTTCACCATGGACGAGATCTCGGCCGCCTACTTCGGCGCCGGCGTCGCGCACGTCACCCCCACCGGCACCATCACCACGCTCGACGCGGCAGAACTGGAGGAGTCGTGA
- a CDS encoding FAD-dependent oxidoreductase: MTEIRIETDVLVVGSGPAGASAAMFLATHGIRTHVITKYSWTANTPRAHITNQRAMEIFRDFGIEQQVLAEAVPHHLMGDTVFCTSLTGEELGRMHTWGTSPARHADYEAASPSLNCDLPQNLLEPILIRTAAERGAVVRFSTEFVSFEQDDEGVTVTVRDRLTGEECGIRARYLIGADGARSVVAAQAGLEYEGRMDIAGSMNITFTADLSHLVAHRPSVLYWVLQPGSNIGGIGMGLVRMVRPWNEWLIVWGYDITQPPPEVDEAAAIQIVRNLVGDQELPVEITGTSLWGNNEMYATTLSNGRVFAAGDAIHRHPPSNGLGSNTSIGDSYNLAWKLAYVIKGLAGESLLDSYQAERAPVAKQIVLRANKSGAEFGPIFEALGVLGTSDPVQMQANIDARTENTPDARARRAALTKAIELKDYEFNALGVELGQQYDSAAVVPDGTERPVPTRDPELYYEATTFPGARLPHAWLLRDRQKVSTHDVAATGQFTLLTGIAGEEWATAASAVAAELGIPLSAIVIGPGREVTDVYNDWERIRGIEEDGCVLIRPDKHVAWRSHSAVDDPTSALRDALRAVLAR; encoded by the coding sequence ATGACCGAGATCCGCATCGAGACCGACGTGCTCGTCGTCGGCAGCGGCCCCGCCGGCGCCTCGGCGGCCATGTTCCTCGCCACCCACGGCATCCGCACCCACGTCATCACGAAGTACAGCTGGACGGCCAACACGCCGCGCGCGCACATCACCAACCAGCGCGCGATGGAGATCTTCCGCGACTTCGGGATCGAGCAGCAGGTGCTCGCCGAGGCCGTGCCGCACCACCTCATGGGCGACACCGTCTTCTGCACCTCGCTCACCGGCGAGGAGCTCGGGCGCATGCACACGTGGGGCACCTCGCCCGCGCGTCACGCCGACTACGAGGCGGCGAGTCCGAGCCTCAACTGCGATCTGCCGCAGAATCTGCTCGAGCCGATCCTCATCCGCACCGCCGCGGAGCGCGGCGCCGTCGTGCGCTTCTCCACCGAGTTCGTCTCCTTCGAGCAGGACGACGAGGGCGTCACCGTCACCGTGCGCGATCGGCTCACGGGCGAGGAGTGCGGCATCCGGGCCCGCTACCTCATCGGCGCCGACGGCGCGCGCTCGGTCGTCGCCGCGCAGGCGGGCCTCGAGTACGAGGGCCGCATGGACATCGCCGGCTCGATGAACATCACCTTCACGGCCGACCTCAGCCACCTCGTCGCCCACCGCCCGAGCGTGCTCTACTGGGTGCTGCAGCCCGGCTCGAACATCGGCGGCATCGGCATGGGCCTCGTGCGCATGGTGCGCCCGTGGAACGAGTGGCTCATCGTCTGGGGCTACGACATCACGCAGCCGCCGCCCGAGGTCGATGAGGCCGCCGCCATCCAGATCGTGCGCAACCTCGTCGGCGACCAGGAGCTGCCGGTCGAGATCACGGGCACCTCGCTCTGGGGCAACAACGAGATGTACGCCACGACCCTGTCGAACGGGCGCGTCTTCGCCGCGGGCGACGCGATCCACCGCCACCCGCCGTCGAACGGGCTCGGCTCGAACACCTCGATCGGCGACTCGTACAACCTCGCCTGGAAGCTCGCGTACGTCATCAAGGGCCTCGCCGGCGAGTCGTTGCTCGACAGCTACCAGGCCGAGCGCGCGCCCGTCGCGAAGCAGATCGTGCTGCGGGCCAACAAGTCGGGCGCCGAGTTCGGGCCCATCTTCGAGGCCCTGGGCGTGCTCGGCACGAGCGACCCCGTGCAGATGCAGGCGAACATCGACGCGCGCACCGAGAACACGCCGGATGCCCGTGCCCGCCGCGCGGCGCTGACGAAGGCCATCGAGCTCAAGGACTACGAGTTCAACGCCCTCGGCGTCGAGCTGGGGCAGCAGTACGACTCCGCCGCCGTGGTGCCCGACGGCACCGAGCGCCCCGTGCCGACCCGCGACCCCGAGCTGTACTACGAGGCCACGACCTTCCCCGGCGCGCGTCTGCCGCACGCCTGGCTGCTGCGCGACCGCCAGAAGGTCTCGACCCACGACGTCGCGGCGACCGGGCAGTTCACGCTCCTCACCGGCATCGCCGGGGAGGAGTGGGCGACCGCCGCATCGGCTGTGGCGGCCGAGCTCGGCATCCCGCTCAGCGCGATCGTCATCGGTCCCGGCCGCGAGGTCACCGACGTCTACAACGACTGGGAGCGCATCCGCGGCATCGAGGAGGACGGCTGCGTGCTGATCCGCCCCGACAAGCACGTCGCCTGGCGCTCCCACTCGGCCGTCGACGACCCGACGAGCGCGCTGCGGGATGCCCTGCGCGCGGTGCTCGCCCGCTAG
- a CDS encoding branched-chain amino acid ABC transporter permease — translation MNLLDPIVQGVLLGGQYALFAAGLSLLFGVMRLVNLAHGDVAVIASYGMLLVVNVFAVSPVVALVVVAPLTALAGWVLQRFLLQRTLEASPLPSLLVTFGLSIIIQNLLLVTQSADQRRLTLGAFDTASISLPFGLQIGLLPLTIFVLAVGLLAALSLVLQRTPYGRLIRAVSDDAETVALSGVDPRRIYATAAAIAFGLVAIAGFSSGIQSSFNPFSGSLLLIFAFQAVIIGGLGNLWGTLLGAMILGLAQTIGGSFFPAQQVLIGHLVFLVFLAVRPQGLLKGSATS, via the coding sequence GTGAACCTGCTCGATCCGATCGTGCAGGGGGTGCTGCTGGGCGGCCAGTACGCCCTCTTCGCCGCGGGCCTGTCGCTGCTGTTCGGCGTCATGCGGCTCGTCAACCTCGCGCACGGCGACGTCGCCGTCATCGCGAGCTACGGCATGCTGCTCGTCGTCAACGTCTTCGCCGTCTCCCCCGTCGTCGCCCTCGTCGTCGTCGCCCCGCTCACCGCCCTCGCCGGCTGGGTGCTGCAGCGGTTCCTGCTGCAGCGCACTCTCGAGGCCTCGCCCCTGCCGTCGCTGCTGGTGACCTTCGGATTGTCGATCATCATCCAGAACCTGCTGCTCGTCACGCAGTCGGCCGACCAGCGCCGCCTCACGCTCGGCGCCTTCGACACGGCCTCGATCAGCCTGCCCTTCGGGCTGCAGATCGGGCTGCTGCCGCTGACGATCTTCGTGCTCGCGGTCGGGCTGCTCGCCGCGCTCTCCCTCGTGCTGCAGCGCACCCCGTACGGACGGCTCATCCGCGCCGTCAGCGACGACGCCGAGACGGTCGCCCTCAGCGGCGTCGACCCGCGCCGCATCTACGCGACGGCGGCGGCGATCGCGTTCGGGCTCGTCGCCATCGCGGGCTTCAGCTCGGGCATCCAGAGCTCGTTCAATCCCTTCTCGGGCTCGCTGCTGCTCATCTTCGCCTTCCAGGCGGTCATCATCGGCGGACTCGGCAACCTGTGGGGCACGCTGCTCGGCGCCATGATCCTCGGGCTCGCGCAGACCATCGGCGGCTCGTTCTTCCCCGCCCAGCAGGTGCTCATCGGGCACCTGGTGTTCCTCGTCTTCCTCGCGGTGCGGCCGCAGGGCCTGCTGAAGGGATCGGCCACCTCATGA
- a CDS encoding branched-chain amino acid ABC transporter permease — translation MSIPTLTDRPTAAGFRVTRWSRSSVVGTSLLGLVVVVLAALPYLVGLATIQSLVSLFILVILASTWNLLAGYGGMLSIGQQAYIGIGAYGLVLIADLVGLDPFLAVPVAALIAALVSIPISFLAFRLVGGYFAIGTWVIAEVLRLTVSQVPELGAGSGISLSALSGLDRILRIATVYWWALAVLVIVVVACVLFARSRGGLALTAVRDDPVAAATSGIDVQRSKRIVFVAAAAGAGAAGALLALSTLRVQPNAVFSVEWSAFMIFIVLIGGLGTLEGPLIGAIVFFVLRESLADYGSTYLIVLGVLGVLFVLFARRGLWGLVQRRWDVSLFPTGYRVAAVDAGRSRRR, via the coding sequence ATGAGCATCCCGACCCTCACCGATCGCCCGACGGCGGCGGGCTTCCGCGTCACGCGCTGGTCGCGCAGCTCCGTCGTCGGCACGAGCCTGCTCGGCCTCGTCGTCGTCGTGCTCGCCGCGCTGCCCTACCTCGTGGGGCTCGCGACGATCCAGTCGCTCGTGAGCCTGTTCATCCTCGTCATCCTCGCCTCGACCTGGAATCTGCTCGCCGGCTACGGCGGCATGCTCTCGATCGGGCAGCAGGCCTACATCGGCATCGGCGCCTACGGGCTCGTGCTCATCGCCGACCTCGTCGGGCTCGACCCGTTCCTCGCCGTGCCCGTCGCGGCGCTCATCGCCGCGCTCGTCTCCATCCCGATCTCGTTCCTCGCCTTCCGGCTCGTCGGCGGCTACTTCGCGATCGGCACCTGGGTCATCGCCGAGGTGCTGCGCCTCACCGTCTCGCAGGTGCCCGAGCTCGGGGCCGGGTCGGGCATCTCGCTCTCGGCCCTCAGCGGGCTCGACCGCATCCTGCGCATCGCCACCGTCTACTGGTGGGCGCTCGCGGTGCTCGTCATCGTCGTCGTCGCCTGCGTGCTCTTCGCGCGCTCGCGCGGCGGCCTCGCCCTCACCGCCGTGCGCGACGACCCCGTGGCCGCCGCCACCTCGGGCATCGACGTGCAGCGCTCGAAGCGCATCGTCTTCGTCGCGGCCGCCGCGGGCGCGGGCGCGGCGGGCGCCCTGCTCGCGCTCTCGACCCTGCGCGTGCAGCCGAACGCGGTCTTCAGCGTCGAGTGGAGCGCCTTCATGATCTTCATCGTGCTCATCGGCGGCCTCGGCACGCTCGAGGGCCCGCTCATCGGCGCGATCGTCTTCTTCGTGCTGCGCGAATCGCTCGCCGACTACGGCTCGACCTACCTCATCGTGCTCGGCGTGCTCGGCGTGCTGTTCGTGCTGTTCGCCCGCCGCGGTCTGTGGGGGCTCGTGCAGCGGCGATGGGACGTGTCGTTGTTCCCGACGGGGTACCGGGTGGCGGCGGTCGACGCGGGGCGGTCGCGACGACGCTGA
- a CDS encoding ABC transporter ATP-binding protein has product MSSAAPLVDARGITKRYGSLTVLSGLDLRVEAGEALGIIGPNGAGKSTLLGLLSGSVRATSGRLDYRGDDITRRPAAWRARHGIATSFQIPRPFAGMTVMENMLVAASFAGGARGGAAQTQAIEAMTRTGLQGQANVAAGSLRLLDRKRLEVARALAADPRLLLLDEIAGGLTEAEVPELVELVREVVAAGVTVVWIEHVVHALTAVATRMMCLTYGEVIAVGTPDEVMQNPRVKSVYLGIDPEEDGVEESHV; this is encoded by the coding sequence TTGAGCTCAGCCGCTCCGCTCGTCGACGCGCGCGGGATCACCAAGCGCTACGGCTCCCTCACCGTGCTCTCCGGCCTCGACCTGCGCGTCGAGGCCGGGGAGGCCCTCGGCATCATCGGGCCGAACGGTGCGGGCAAGTCGACCCTGCTCGGGCTGCTGTCGGGCTCGGTGCGGGCGACGAGCGGGCGTCTGGACTACCGGGGTGACGACATCACCCGCCGCCCCGCCGCCTGGCGGGCGCGGCACGGCATCGCGACGAGCTTCCAGATCCCCCGCCCCTTCGCCGGCATGACGGTCATGGAGAACATGCTCGTCGCGGCGTCCTTCGCCGGCGGCGCCCGGGGCGGCGCCGCGCAGACGCAGGCGATCGAGGCGATGACCCGCACCGGCCTGCAGGGCCAGGCCAACGTCGCGGCCGGCTCGCTGCGGCTGCTCGACCGCAAGCGCCTCGAGGTCGCGCGGGCCCTCGCGGCGGACCCCCGCCTGCTGCTGCTCGATGAGATCGCGGGCGGGCTCACCGAGGCCGAGGTGCCCGAGCTCGTCGAGCTCGTGCGCGAGGTCGTCGCCGCCGGCGTCACCGTCGTCTGGATCGAGCACGTCGTGCACGCGCTGACCGCCGTCGCGACGCGCATGATGTGCCTCACCTACGGCGAGGTCATCGCCGTCGGCACGCCCGACGAGGTCATGCAGAACCCGCGGGTGAAGAGCGTGTACCTCGGCATCGACCCCGAGGAGGACGGCGTGGAGGAGAGCCATGTCTGA
- a CDS encoding intradiol ring-cleavage dioxygenase, with protein sequence MTSEHDEQQHTEQSAREQRVTDEVVASFAGTPDARLQHLMQALTRHLHAFAREVRLTTPEWEAAIGFLTRAGHITDDRRQEFILLSDVLGLSMLTVGMNAPASAEATESTVFGPFFLENSPEIPRGGDMGEGVKGMPCHVRGRVTGVDGAPIAGARVEVWGADEDGFYDVQYTGDVVQARAHLFTDENGEYDFWTVQPAAYPIPHDGPVGDLLAATSRSVMRPAHIHFMVEAEGFDTLITHIFVAGDEWLGDDAVFGVKQSLILDFERHEPGEAPGRRVDEPWSSTAFDIVLAPTGA encoded by the coding sequence ATGACGTCCGAGCACGACGAGCAGCAGCACACCGAGCAGTCCGCGCGCGAGCAGCGGGTCACCGACGAGGTGGTCGCGAGCTTCGCGGGCACGCCGGATGCCCGGCTGCAGCACCTCATGCAGGCGCTCACGCGCCACCTGCACGCCTTCGCCCGCGAGGTGCGCCTCACCACGCCCGAGTGGGAGGCCGCGATCGGGTTCCTCACCCGCGCCGGGCACATCACCGACGACCGCCGGCAGGAGTTCATCCTGCTCAGCGACGTGCTCGGCCTCTCGATGCTCACCGTCGGCATGAACGCGCCCGCCTCGGCCGAGGCGACCGAGTCGACCGTGTTCGGGCCCTTCTTCCTCGAGAACAGCCCCGAGATCCCGCGCGGCGGCGACATGGGCGAGGGCGTGAAGGGGATGCCCTGCCACGTGCGCGGCCGCGTGACGGGCGTCGACGGCGCCCCGATCGCGGGTGCCCGCGTCGAGGTCTGGGGCGCCGACGAGGACGGCTTCTACGACGTGCAGTACACCGGCGACGTCGTGCAGGCCCGCGCCCACCTCTTCACCGACGAGAACGGCGAGTACGACTTCTGGACGGTGCAGCCCGCCGCCTACCCGATCCCGCACGACGGCCCCGTGGGCGACCTGCTCGCCGCGACGAGCCGCTCGGTGATGCGCCCGGCGCACATCCACTTCATGGTCGAGGCCGAGGGCTTCGACACCCTCATCACGCACATCTTCGTCGCGGGCGACGAGTGGCTCGGCGACGACGCCGTCTTCGGCGTGAAGCAGAGCCTCATCCTCGACTTCGAGCGGCACGAGCCGGGCGAGGCGCCCGGCCGCCGCGTCGACGAGCCGTGGAGCTCAACGGCCTTCGACATCGTGCTCGCGCCCACGGGCGCCTGA
- a CDS encoding maleylacetate reductase, whose product MDFLYTALPYRVTFGAGSSRTAVAGELEALGLTRVMLIAAEAEGALADELSAPWRDRVAVRFSGVRPHVPDAVAEEARRVAAEHSVDGLVSIGGGSTTGTAKIVALTTGLPIIAIPTTYAGSEMTPVWGLTTASRKETGVDARVLPRSVVYDDELVATLPDDLAVASALNAMAHCVESFWTPASNPIVRLMAGEGVRALAEGLRGIRGEGRDAARERLVYGSFLAGMSFAAAGSGLHHKICHALGGAFDLPHAQTHAVVLPHVLAFTAPAAPEAAARLAEALGVDDAVEGLRELGREAGAPRGLRELGLTEAQLEEAVGIVEAKLPIEHPAPVDRAAIEGILRGAFG is encoded by the coding sequence GTGGATTTCCTCTACACCGCCCTCCCCTACCGCGTGACGTTCGGCGCCGGATCGAGCCGCACCGCCGTCGCCGGCGAGCTCGAGGCGCTGGGGCTCACCCGCGTCATGCTCATCGCCGCCGAGGCCGAGGGCGCGCTCGCCGATGAGCTCAGCGCCCCGTGGCGCGACCGCGTGGCCGTGCGCTTCAGCGGCGTGCGCCCGCACGTTCCCGACGCGGTCGCCGAGGAGGCCCGGCGCGTCGCCGCCGAGCACAGCGTCGACGGCCTCGTCTCGATCGGCGGCGGCTCGACCACCGGCACCGCCAAGATCGTCGCCCTCACCACGGGCCTGCCGATCATCGCCATCCCCACCACCTACGCCGGCAGCGAGATGACGCCCGTCTGGGGCCTCACCACGGCCTCCCGCAAGGAGACGGGGGTGGATGCCCGCGTGCTGCCGCGCAGCGTCGTCTACGACGACGAGCTCGTCGCCACCCTCCCCGACGACCTCGCCGTCGCCTCGGCGCTCAACGCCATGGCCCACTGCGTCGAGTCGTTCTGGACCCCGGCCTCGAACCCCATCGTGCGCCTCATGGCCGGCGAGGGCGTCCGCGCGCTGGCCGAGGGCCTGCGCGGCATCCGCGGCGAGGGCCGCGACGCCGCCCGCGAGCGCCTCGTCTACGGCTCGTTCCTCGCCGGCATGTCGTTCGCCGCCGCCGGCTCGGGCCTGCACCACAAGATCTGCCACGCCCTCGGCGGCGCCTTCGACCTGCCGCACGCGCAGACGCACGCCGTCGTGCTGCCGCACGTGCTCGCCTTCACCGCGCCCGCGGCCCCCGAGGCCGCCGCGCGACTCGCGGAGGCCCTCGGCGTCGACGATGCCGTCGAGGGTCTTCGCGAGCTCGGCCGCGAGGCCGGCGCCCCGCGCGGCCTTCGCGAGCTCGGCCTCACCGAGGCGCAGCTCGAGGAGGCCGTCGGCATCGTCGAGGCGAAGCTGCCGATCGAGCACCCGGCGCCGGTCGACCGCGCGGCGATCGAGGGCATCCTGCGCGGCGCGTTCGGCTAG